In Hevea brasiliensis isolate MT/VB/25A 57/8 chromosome 13, ASM3005281v1, whole genome shotgun sequence, a single genomic region encodes these proteins:
- the LOC110642933 gene encoding zinc finger CCCH domain-containing protein 39, translating into MSYPDSRPPYMSTQLPYQPGNDAIGVWPQFPTNSNEQFDLHSQFEQHQSPYKRTRISEDSSSQSVNFRMPLPNNPPVNKGTTSIFFKTRMCAKFRTGNCRNGENCNFAHGMQDLRQPPPNWQELVGVGVRGEEDRSAGNWDDDQRIIHKMKLCKKFYNGEECPYGESCNFLHEDPSKFRDDARRSRESSAISIGTTGQPVIHGIGRLNTTEVNKPINNAGSDATRANMKPVYWKTKLCTKWETTGQCPFGEKCHFAHGQAELQVPGGRVEGEAGNAGSILTKPPPIIGNHVSPIMTASVPNFIEEGQSKKCLLKWKRAKKINLIYGDWLDDLPIVHNLTNQVKS; encoded by the exons ATGAGTTATCCCGACTCTCGACCTCCTTATATGTCAACACAGCTTCCATATCAACCAGGCAATGATGCCATTGGTGTCTGGCCTCAATTCCCTACAAACAGCAACGAGCAATTTGACTTGCATTCACAGTTTGAACAGCACCAATCCCCTTACAAAAGAACAAGAATCTCTGAGGATAGCAGCAGCCAATCCGTGAATTTTAGGATGCCCCTGCCAAACAACCCCCCTGTCAATAAAGGAACAACAAGCATCTTCTTTAAGACCAGAATGTGTGCAAAATTTAGGACTGGTAATTGTAGGAATGGTGAGAATTGCAACTTTGCTCATGGTATGCAAGATTTGAGGCAGCCCCCACCCAATTGGCAAGAACTTGTAGGTGTAGGTGTACGTGGTGAAGAGGATAGATCAGCAGGGAACTGGGATGATGATCAAAGGATAATTCACAAGATGAAGCTATGCAAGAAGTTTTATAATGGAGAGGAGTGCCCTTATGGGGAAAGTTGTAATTTTCTTCACGAGGATCCATCAAAGTTTAGGGATGATGCAAGGAGGTCTAGGGAGAGTTCTGCAATAAGTATTGGGACTACTGGGCAGCCAGTGATACACGGAATTGGTAGGTTGAATACAACTGAAGTCAATAAGCCTATCAATAACGCTGGTTCAGATGCTACTCGTGCGAATATGAAGCCTGTGTATTGGAAGACAAAGTTGTGCACTAAGTGGGAGACTACAGGTCAATGCCCCTTCGGCGAGAAATGTCACTTTGCTCATGGACAAGCTG AGTTGCAAGTTCCTGGTGGACGCGTCGAAGGGGAAGCAGGGAATGCTGGCTCCATTTTGACCAAACCACCACCTATTATTGGTAATCATGTATCTCCAATTATGACTGCAAGTGTGCCTAATTTTATTGAAGAAGGGCAGAGTAAGAAATGCTTGTTGAAGTGGAAAAGAGCCAAGAAAATAAATCTCATCTACGGTGACTGGCTTGATGATCTCCCAATAGTGCATAATTTGACAAACCAAGTGAAGAGTTGA
- the LOC110642938 gene encoding transcription initiation factor TFIID subunit 15, producing MSWAGGDWMCPACQHINFKKREACQHCSYPKYGGPDPTTFTYNRPGDWYCIAMNCGSHNYASRSSCYRCGAMKNDYGGGYGAGKMYGSDGSVPPGWKNGDWICSRMGCGEHNYASRTECYKCKTPRDYGGGV from the exons ATGAGCTGGGCAGGAGGAGATTGGATGTGCCCTGCATGCCAACACATAAATTTCAAGAAAAGGGAAGCCTGCCAACATTGCAGCTACCCCAAGTATGGTGGCCCTGATCCAACCACATTCACATACAACCGGCCAGGGGACTGGTATTGCATTGCCATGAACTGTGGATCCCATAATTACGCTAGCAGGTCAAGCTGCTATAGATGTGGTGCAATGAAGAATGATTATGGTGGGGGCTATGGAGCAGGTAAAATGTACGGCTCTGATGGCAGTGTTCCTCCTGGATGGAAAAATGGTGATTGGATTTGCAGTAG AATGGGATGTGGAGAGCATAATTATGCTAGCAGGACAGAATGTTACAAATGCAAAACACCAAGGGATTACG GTGGTGGAGTTTAG